In a single window of the Rhizobiaceae bacterium genome:
- a CDS encoding organic hydroperoxide resistance protein, which produces MSALYTATAHVTGGRNGHGRTTDGLLDLDLAVPKELGGAGGATNPEQLFAIGYAACFEGALRLVARRQKASLQDAAINSSVSLLPQGEGFKLAVALDVETKGVDQATAEQLVATAHQVCPYSNATRGNIDVTFSVKAA; this is translated from the coding sequence ATGTCAGCACTCTACACCGCGACGGCTCATGTGACTGGTGGGCGCAACGGGCATGGCAGGACCACGGACGGCCTGCTCGATCTCGATCTGGCAGTACCGAAGGAACTCGGCGGCGCAGGCGGCGCGACAAATCCCGAGCAGCTTTTCGCAATCGGCTACGCGGCTTGTTTCGAAGGTGCCTTGCGGCTTGTTGCGCGGCGGCAGAAAGCCTCACTCCAGGACGCAGCAATCAACTCAAGCGTATCGCTTCTTCCGCAGGGGGAAGGTTTCAAACTGGCAGTGGCTCTCGACGTCGAGACAAAGGGCGTCGACCAGGCAACGGCGGAGCAGCTTGTCGCGACTGCCCATCAGGTTTGCCCCTACTCCAATGCCACACGTGGCAACATCGACGTGACGTTCAGCGTCAAGGCGGCCTAG